The following nucleotide sequence is from Desulfovermiculus halophilus DSM 18834.
CAGCCCCCCACTTCAAAGCAAAGACCCCGATCAGGCAGACCACGCCCATGACCCCCACCCGGCTATCCTTCATGATGGCCAGGACCTGTTCCCGGGAACGGTGGGAAAAGAGTCCGTCGCCAGCATCGGCCAGCCCATCAACATGCAGGGCCCCGGTGATCGCAACAAGGGTCAGGACCACAATCGCCGCGGCCAGCGGATCAGGCCACAAAAGACGGGCCATCCAGTCCACGCCGGCCACGATCAGGCCCACAAACAGCCCGACCAGAGGGAAGAACCCGGCCATCCGCTCCGGACGAAAGGCGCAACCGGCTCCCACCGGGACGACAGTCAAAAACCCCAGTGCGCCCCGAAAGTCGTTCCACCATCCGCCCACTGCCGGCTCCTTATCCTTTGACTGTGACCGGAATGCCGGCCACGGTCCACACCACCCGATCAGCCGTGGCCGCTATCCGCTGGTTGAGCCAGCCCACAAGGTCCCGAAACTGTCTGGACATAGGATTGTCCGGGACAATCCCCTGCCCCACTTCATTGGAGACCACCAGGATGTTTCCAGCTGCATCCCGCAGGGCTTCAGCCAGCTCCTGAAACCCCTCCATGATCCGCTCCTCGCTCCTGCCCTCCTGCAGGAGATTGGACACCCACAAGGTCAGACAGTCGAGGACGATCAGGGAAGAGT
It contains:
- the cobS gene encoding adenosylcobinamide-GDP ribazoletransferase, giving the protein MGGWWNDFRGALGFLTVVPVGAGCAFRPERMAGFFPLVGLFVGLIVAGVDWMARLLWPDPLAAAIVVLTLVAITGALHVDGLADAGDGLFSHRSREQVLAIMKDSRVGVMGVVCLIGVFALKWGAVQALSADRFLALALVPAYSRLGMLAGMRWLPYGRPEGGTGAAFCGSAASLRMFWSAGLLLPVSMLLGWQGLVLNLVFVSACAGILFFYSRIIGCITGDTLGAMNEVLEAVLWLFLAVQVL
- the cobU gene encoding bifunctional adenosylcobinamide kinase/adenosylcobinamide-phosphate guanylyltransferase produces the protein MAEITLILGGCRSGKSRYALEHAEARGERRKIFLATCQAFDPEMENRIAAHQRERGPGWVTVEEPVDLPGALQRESRDSSLIVLDCLTLWVSNLLQEGRSEERIMEGFQELAEALRDAAGNILVVSNEVGQGIVPDNPMSRQFRDLVGWLNQRIAATADRVVWTVAGIPVTVKG